Proteins encoded in a region of the Sander lucioperca isolate FBNREF2018 chromosome 4, SLUC_FBN_1.2, whole genome shotgun sequence genome:
- the btbd3a gene encoding BTB/POZ domain-containing protein 3a, with the protein MAAELYPTKKLVPSASASSTASSIQEQYQQQNLANNNNTNTAAAQGCCNWQGLYPTLRERNSVMFNNEMMADVHFVVGPPGGTQRVPGHKYVLAVGSSVFHAMFYGELAEDQEEIRIPDVEPPSFLAMLKYIYCDEIDLCADTVLATLYAAKKYIVPHLARACVNFLETSLSAKNACVLLSQSCLFEEPDLTQRCWEVIDAQAELALRSEGFCDIDAQTLESILRRETLNAKEMVVFEAALSWAEAECQRQDLAPTIENKRLALGKAIYLIRIPTMLLEDFANGAAQSGVLTLNETNDIFLWYTAANKPELLFCTKPRKGLAPQRCHRFQSCAYRSNQWRYRGRCDSIQFAVDKRVFIAGFGLYGSSCGSAEYSAKIELKRQGVSMAQRIIKYFSDGSSSTFPVSFDYPVQIEPDTFYTASVVLDGNELSYFGQEGMTEVQCGKVTFQFQCSSDSTNGTGVQGGQIPELIFYA; encoded by the exons ATGGCTGCAGAGCTGTATCCCACCAAGAAGCTGGTCCCCTCCGCCTCAGCGAGCAGCACAGCCTCCTCCATCCAGGAGCAGTACCAACAGCAGAACCtcgccaacaacaacaacactaacACCGCAGCCGCGCAGGGCTGCTGCAACTGGCAGGGCCTGTACCCCACCCTCCGGGAGAG GAATTCAGTCATGTTCAACAATGAGATGATGGCAGATGTTCACTTCGTGGTCGGGCCGCCTGGCGGGACGCAGCGAGTACCGGGACACAAG TACGTCCTGGCTGTCGGCAGCTCCGTGTTCCACGCCATGTTTTACGGAGAACTGGCCGAGGACCAGGAAGAGATCCGGATCCCTGACGTGGAGCCTCCTTCGTTCCTGGCCATGTTGAA GTACATCTACTGTGACGAGATCGACCTGTGCGCCGACACCGTGCTCGCCACCCTCTACGCCGCTAAGAAGTACATCGTGCCTCACCTGGCCCGGGCCTGCGTCAACTTCCTGGAGACGAGCCTGAGCGCCAAGAACGCCTGCGTTCTGCTGTCGCAGAGCTGCCTGTTTGAGGAGCCTGACCTGACGCAGCGCTGCTGGGAGGTGATCGACGCCCAGGCCGAGCTCGCCCTGCGCTCCGAGGGCTTCTGCGACATCGACGCGCAGACGCTGGAGAGCATCCTACGCCGCGAGACGCTCAACGCCAAAGAGATGGTGGTGTTCGAGGCCGCGCTGAGCTGGGCGGAGGCCGAATGCCAGCGGCAAGACCTGGCGCCTACGATCGAGAACAAGCGCCTGGCGCTCGGCAAGGCCATCTACCTGATCCGCATCCCCACCATGCTGCTAGAGGACTTCGCCAACGGGGCGGCGCAGTCTGGTGTCCTCACGCTCAACGAGACCAACGACATCTTCCTGTGGTACACTGCTGCCAACAAGCCCGAACTCCTGTTCTGCACCAAACCTCGCAAAGGCCTGGCGCCACAGCGCTGCCACCGTTTCCAGTCGTGCGCCTACCGGAGCAACCAGTGGCGCTACCGCGGCCGCTGCGACAGCATCCAGTTCGCCGTGGACAAGCGCGTCTTCATCGCCGGCTTCGGCCTGTACGGCTCCAGCTGCGGTTCCGCCGAGTACAGCGCCAAGATCGAGCTGAAGCGCCAGGGCGTGTCAATGGCGCAACGCATCATCAAGTACTTCTCGGATGGCTCCAGCAGCACGTTCCCCGTGTCCTTCGACTACCCGGTGCAGATCGAGCCCGACACCTTCTACACCGCCAGCGTGGTGCTGGACGGCAACGAGCTCAGCTACTTCGGCCAGGAGGGAATGACGGAGGTGCAGTGCGGGAAAGTGACCTTCCAGTTCCAGTGCTCGTCGGACAGCACCAACGGCACCGGCGTGCAGGGAGGCCAGATCCCCGAACTCATCTTCTACGCCTGA